A stretch of DNA from Terriglobia bacterium:
AAAAACGTGCTATTCCCGTTCTAGAATGGTGGGTTTGGTAAGGCACTGTCAGTGAGGTAGAACAATGAGCACTGTTATTGCAAATACTCCATTAATGAAAGTGACGCGATTTTACGAATCCACGATCGGCAAGAAGGCCATCATGGCGGTGACCGGTCTGATTCTGTTCGGGTTTCTGATCGCGCACATGCTCGGCAACCTGCAAATCTTTTTAGGATCGGCGGTTATGGACCATTACGCCGAGACGCTGCACAGCACCGTGGAACTCCTGTGGCCCGTCCGGATCGTTCTCCTTATTTCCGTTGTTCTTCACATCTGGGCCTCGATTTCGCTTTCCAAAGTCAAGCGCGACGCGCGCCCGGTCGCATATGTGAAGCACACGAACATTACGTCGAGCTGGGCCTCGCGCACCATGATGCTTAGCGGACCGATCATCGCGGCATTTGTCGTGTTTCATCTGCTGCACCTGACGACAGGCACCATCCAACCGGCTCCCTTCCTACCGCTCCATGCCTACGAAAACCTCGTGGGCGGCTTCGCCGTCGCGTGGGTCGCGCTGCTGTACATCGCCGTAATGATTTTCATCGGCTTCCACCTGAGCCATGGTATCTGGAGCATGTTCCAGTCGATCGGGTTCAACCATCCGCGCTATACGCCCGCGATCAAGAAGTTTGCGGCCATCTTCTCGTGGATTCTAATTGCCGGCTTCATTTCAGTCCCGCTCGCGGT
This window harbors:
- a CDS encoding succinate dehydrogenase cytochrome b subunit gives rise to the protein MSTVIANTPLMKVTRFYESTIGKKAIMAVTGLILFGFLIAHMLGNLQIFLGSAVMDHYAETLHSTVELLWPVRIVLLISVVLHIWASISLSKVKRDARPVAYVKHTNITSSWASRTMMLSGPIIAAFVVFHLLHLTTGTIQPAPFLPLHAYENLVGGFAVAWVALLYIAVMIFIGFHLSHGIWSMFQSIGFNHPRYTPAIKKFAAIFSWILIAGFISVPLAVLTGLVR